A stretch of DNA from Augochlora pura isolate Apur16 chromosome 8, APUR_v2.2.1, whole genome shotgun sequence:
ATGAAAGCGAAATTTTGAAGTTCTTGCAGCACGGTACTTTGGTTGGTCTGTTACCGGTACCACACCCTATACTTATTAGACGATATCAACCGAACGCAGGTACAACTGCATGGTTCAGAACATACATGTGGGGCGTTATATATCTAAGGAACGTTGAACCACCGATCTGGTATGATACTGACGTAAAGTTGTTTGAGATTCAGACAGTCTAAAATCCAGTGTATACTATTATAGAATGAGGGAATCATGAATAGCTTTAGCACGAAATTTGTATGCTACTCTGTCACAATGTATCGTACTTATAATACGAAAAACTAAATCTTACGAATTCATGATTTTCATAAGTTGCACCGAACGATAACAAAGTTTCCTACTTCCGTTGATGATATCAGCAGGCATTTCTACAAGCGTAGCCTTTCTCACGATTCTATTACACAGAGTTACAGAACCGATTTTACGAATGccattttttaagaaacataTTCTAACATAGTAGTCTTGTCGTTTCGAACTGTCACTTATCAAGGCATAGATGTTTCTAACTATACAAGTGCCTTCGCAGATATATAATTGACTGATCATTCAATGGAATTCGAAAACgacatttaatttactttaatttactaaaactAGCTTGTCGATGTTTTCGCCGTTTTCGGTATTTTTGTAAGCACTGTCTTAACATTAGTTTTCGTAAAGTATAACATTCTGATCACGTTTATTAAGAACGCATAATCTTGTAAAATACTAGTTTTGTATATCTGTGTAGTAGTAACTAAATGAAAGACGAGTTCAAATTAATGAACATTgcggaattttaataataatttctatcttCCAGTGATACTGGTATCACTGTGCTGTCTATAATTACCGAAATAATCGTCACTCAAGACTTTTATTTGCGACgcagtagaaaataaatgtattaccGATCTATTAAACTTCGATCAAAGATTcacatttttgtttagtaCAAAATGGGGaaaagaagtatatttatatattgtaaatgcaCCAATAATCTTAAAAACTTTTAATCTTATACCACGTTTCAAAGTAAAGctaaaagatataatataatttttcggttttatttagatttttttataacgtgtatgtacgtatgtatgtatggaTGCATGTATGATATATGTTTTCGCGCTTATACATATGGTATGTAGagcttgaaaatatttaaattttatatctttttcttttaaataaaatggtcgCATTTaacatgtatgtataaatatcgCATTTGCAGTAGGCTATTGCAttaaaacttatatttttatttatacagataattaataaaacacaatGCGAAACTGTTTCACGTTGTCTATTTCTAAACGCAatgtttatttacatattggtgcaattactgtattttttatgcACGCCAAAAAAGTTGCGTAACCTTTTTTTAAGCAAAGAAATCTCTTAATGAAGTAATATCTAAGCACGACTTGATTATTGCgcgataaaattatagaagagTAGCCGTAacttagaaatttataataagttTGGTAAATCTAATTGAAATAGTGACAAATCAAAAACACTACTctacttttttcatttcaagttatattttaatatgcgAAAATATAGCTTGAAGTTCATTGTTAATTAGATgtattaaagtatttaatatggTGACATATATCATATAGATTTGTTTCAACTACATAAAGCGAAGTCACTATCTAAGCCAACAGTTTATGTGTGtggttacacttttaacattAGCAACgagaaatttaatacaatagaaCAATAGTTGCGTTTCACGGGGTAGTTAAATGATTTCAGAGACTCGCGAATACGTATGGGCGCTTGTACGCGCGGTATGTATCTACACAGTTACTCTCATACATGtacatgtataattaaatagtataaaacaCAAATAACGCTTagcttgtatttttattcactgttctatcataaaattatttcatctacATTGCAGTATAGAATGTTTCACGATTTATAGGAAAGGTGAGCAGTTTATAGATCAAAGACAATCATAGCATTTGTCGATATAAATCTTACCTTATTTTgccaaataatatttgttttcttttcttatgaacaataatattaattaatttagtataatttacaattacataGTTTATTTCCTCTTGTGCAGGTGTTCTTATATTTAAGAGAATATAAAGGAACACATTGCttcttgtaaatattttaagttcTTCCTAtgtttatgttttaattaaataaataacaagtaaaGAGTTAaacatacaaaaattatgaatgttttccggttaattataatttggcTCGGACATTTTATAATGCCCATAATAATGTCGTCTATGATTCGCGCGAGTCATAGATACTATAAAAGATGATGTTGATGTCACGTTACATCACATCACTGTTTGTATCACAGACGTAAAGTTTGCCTATCCTAGGAAATTTCttgatgcatttatttatatctccTTCTTAAtctttcctttccttctttATGTAAATCAAAACATCCATAGTGAAATATTTGTCTTCAATAATGTACTCCAAATAATATGGTATGCAGGAGAAacgtttcatatttaaaaaattaaatacatgaGAAAATAgtcatatataatatcatttagcGTATAGActcgttaatattaatttatcgcatGACTTTGTCGTAAGAAGGAGGCGGAGCTTCCTCTGATGAATTAGGCGGTGGAATTAAAATCGCAATATGATAAGGTGGCGGTGGATTTTGTCTCACAACCGAAATCGGTCTGACAGTTTCGTTAGGCGGCGTATTTGGAGCTGTTACAGAAGCAATGTGCTCCTCTGTAATATGTTCTTCTTGAATATGATGCTCCTGATGCCTGTTGCGCTGATTTCGCCGGCATAAAGTAAAATGCAAACACGCTAATAGTATTAATGACAACGAGCcccaaaatataaatagttctACATCTTGTCCCTGTTTAATAAGTATACTAGTATTATTGATCCGAAACTCATATTGAAGATTATCTGCCTTTTTCTCCGACTTACCTCAtctctaaaataaaacttccCAGCAGCAAGAAATCCTAtcataactataaatattgtacatacgCCGCATCTCAATTTGTAACTTGCTAGTTCTGCATCATTGAATTCAGAGAAATCCAATAGACTTCTATTCGTACCATTCGATGAAGTATTGGACAATATTAACTGATTATTCCCAGCTGTTGTTACGTTactaaaacagaaataaaatggacCACGGCATTACAATTATTGGTTTTACTATGACATTGTAAATATGCATATCCTGCTACACAAAAGTTACAATCAAGGGCGAATCATTTATAAGTACTTTCTCCTGATAGACATGTATAAGTGagtcaccctgtatataggAAGAACATGTTCCTCAGAATCCTCTTAGTAGACCTTTGTCTTTAATTACTTAGGGATGTTGTCTGGTTGTGCACGTCGTGTGGAACCAACAGGAAAACTGTTCTGACTTTCATTATTAATAGGTCTTAACATTGTTTGCGTTGCTCTGCAGGTATTTACATTGCTAGGACCAGCCAAGTTTCCCGTAGTGTTCAGACTTTGGAACCGATGCAGCGGAGTCACCATTTGTCTCAAATCTGCATTGTACCTGCATTGATCTAGAAAATGATTACTagttgattttaaaaaagtcaacagattaaatgaaataaaaaaacatttgaaGTTTCAAATAATCTTACTGAAGCGTGTCTTTGGCATAGGTGTGGCGGGGTATCGGCGGCCAGTGAAACCGTAGTACCTGCCCGCCGGTTTATTAATCCAGAAATGCATGCTCTGTTTGATCCTCCTTAAATACCCATCGCTGTTCCCCGTTTATTCGAAAACGGAATCTCAATACAGCCCGATGTTTCTTTAATTGTCTTCACAAACGGTTTTGGAGTCGTTTCATGAATATATAGTCTTAACTCAAGTCCCATTGCTCGTACATTTAAAATCGATGCATCGCATCGACGTAATTCTGGCATTCATTGttcaagagaaaaagataCTTGAAGCAATTGGTAATCTATTAATGTAAATGTAGTTTTGTCGGCGGAGAAATTCGAGCGACACGATCAACTTTACAAATGAATTCAACCTGCACTGTGTACAATATGTAGTCTATATTCAAATTGTATACGTCGATACGCGTAACGGAGATGCAACTTGAATTTCTGCCATCGTTAATTTAAAACCAGGTATACCAACGACCAACACTTGCAAAAGTTGTTTTCACACACTGTTACGCTATTAGAgcatacgtatacatatacctGAACGCAGCATCTATTACTGCTGAGCATGTGACCACTTCGTAAAATGAGATAGCTTcttctacaaaaatttaaattgcattgtGCCAAAAGAATGCAAGACcgagattttatatttacataaaattgaagaagagCCCTTCGAGTGGCTGCTACACAACTTCTAcattcctctctctttctctctctctctctccccctctctctctctttctgtctctcattatctatttatttagttaaagTTATGTATGTATTGCGCCGGATGAAGATATGCATATATCTATGAAATAAACGATTATGAcctaaattttgttacattgtaCATTTGAATTTCCCTCCTATCGTCATTGATCGGTGCATACACTGGATATCGCAAATCGTAACTATGTTCAAGTGGTCACGCAAcagtatatgtacatacatacatacatattatatatgcatGTGTCATGCATCGATATTTACTTTTCGATTTAAAGTTCAAGTCTACAGCCATttatcgaagaaaattctaaCCTAAAACAGAAAATGATCGTGCGTCGGTGGGAGTGttgtttcgaaataaaaggaacaacAATAAGGAACCGTGATTCTATAAGAGACCTTTAACCAAGATTCATTGAAATACGTTCATCTGGTATAAGAAATACTGTTATATTTTGGAAAAACGGAGAGTTTTGGTAGAATCTGTTCTACGTAATTTGGCTCTTGTACTTGTGACGTTCAACCTACTCGGTTTGAACGTGTTTTCCAACTATTTCCTAGTAATTTCAGTTATACAAGGAGGATAGAAAGATATATTGCGTATTAATCGATACAGGTATGCTGATTATATTGGTTTAATAGTGATATGCAATTTTCTTGTTACTTGGGCAACATCATTTaaagatttgaaaatattttataatttaatgaatattgaaaaaatcaGATATAAATAGCTGTGATTATTCGATATTggattatttgtatttttaggtATGCTAAGTAATGTCGTCTGCAAACAGTATAGAATCTTTGGGAACATTACAGTGGGACATGATTGAATTGGCGAGTCATTTGCGTCAAGAACGGTTGTTTGTCAGTTCGGAACAACAGAATTTACAAATACTCAACGAGAAGGTATGTACATTGATCAGCAGTTGATAGGAATTGAAACATTATAGGCGACAACTACCGTGTAATCAACAAAAGTGCTAAGATCATGTATGATTTCAGGTGTTATATGCTTCATCGAATTTGGCTCAGCAAGCATGGATCACAGCGCAACAAAGAGTGAATCTGAATCGATTGATAATGTCCAAACCAGATTGCACACCTGCATCTTGCTGTCAGAAAGCAAATACATTGGAGAATTCACATTTTGTAGATGCATATAAATGTTTACGTTACCAGGCCTGCTTATCATATGGAGAATTCTTAGGGGCTCTTAGAAAGTCTCCAAAACTTCTTGCTTTATGTTTAGTGGAAGGAGAAAAATTATCACCGGATTCAGTGCAAAATATTGTTCAGTCGTTAGCAGCAGGATTGTATGGTAGCTGCTTGCTTCcagaagataaaattttagtattaaaacTGTTGAGACATCTGATGTTGCTACAAATTGTACCATCGGATAATCCTCGCAGGTTACTCAGACATGGCACCTGTGCATTTTCCAGGTTTTACTCAGTCTTTCACGAGAGCGTTTTTTCAGCGAAATTTTTTTTGACTGCTGCTTTACACAATCCTATTGTACAGTTACTAATGGAGGATGAAATGTTTCTTGACATTGATCCAGACAAAGCGCCTATAAGATTTCCTCCATCCGAAAGATCGAAAAAGTTTGGTAAAGATGGTACTCCCGAATACGAAGCAAATTTGCAGCGTCACAGATTGTGgacaattaattctttgtttcGAATAACACAAAGATTTATAGTCAGCATAAGGGAGAATATGCACTGTTTTCCGAGTAGTGTGTGCTGGTTAGTTAGACAGATGGCGGGTCTTTTGGGGAAAAACGGGAGTATCGATGCAAAAGAAGTGCATGCGATGTGTACAGATTTGGTTTTCACTTATTTCATATGCCCAGCGATAGTAAATCCAGAACCATATGGCATTACAGATGCCCCAATTAGTTATGTTGCGAGATTCAATCTTATGCAAGTTGGACAAATTCTGCAAATGCTCTCTCTAATGAAGTATCAAATTGTGGACAGCAAAACGTTCGATCTTTACCGTAAATTCGATAAGGATTCTGTGTCTTCGATAATAGATTCAATGGTAGATAGTGCGGCAGAAGAACTCGAGGATGAACCTAGTATTATTGATAGTAACAAGTTGAGAGGACTTTCCCGTTCTGCCGCTTTATTCACAGAAGCAGAGTTGAACGCGCTGGTTACGTTTCTGCAAACCGTAGCTACATACACCAGAGTAGAAACTGATGTACAGACTAGCATGTTCGATGCAAAACAGCTGATCGACATGCTGTCTCAGTTACCACCTGGTTCGTTAACCAACAATaaactgaataataataatacatgtaTCGAAAGTAACAATAGACGCGGAGGTTTTCTAGGAAaaggtaattatttatcatcaGTGGACTCTGTGACTACTGGTGGACGAAAAATTCAATGATTTCGAGTTCTGTTACCTATATTCTATTCGTTGCAGGGAAAGGATCTGGAGCAAGAgtatcgtcatcgtcatcgtacTCATCTAATGCGACCAATGACGGTGGAGACGAAATGAACGGTGTTACGACTCCCGAAGAGGAATCGATCGATAAAAGTTCTCAGGACGTTCTTGTGATTCCGTTTGGACCGAACGTGGGAGAATTTGTAGGCCTTCTGAGTGAACAGAAAGTATGCacaatattgaaaatagaagaagttgTACATTACGAAAGCAAGTCTCGTCAATTCATTATTATCGTATGTTCCCTTTTCCACGATGCAGGTACTATGCACAGAACTTGAAAGTAATATGGAAAATGGATCAGTTACTTTGAACCTTTCGGACGCCATAAGGAACGTGCATGACACTCGGGAAAGTTGCAGCAGGGAACGTATTGAAACACAAGAGAAAAAGACGCGATTTTCGTTGTCCCACGACGAAGGTAATATACATGTCATGTATCTTTCCATTATTTCAACGTAATGAAGGGGAATGACAATTGTCAAACGTTAAGAAGATTATACTTAATCGAACTATTTTATTAGGTAGCATTATTACATGCACATCTGCacagatatatacatatatgtatacacgtaTTTCTATTAGAAGGAAATCTCTTGTTAATGTGACATATTGTTAGTTTTATTTGAAGGTTTCATTGGGAACACATCAGATAATTTGGAAGCAGTGTCGGAAGCTGCTTCGAATCACAGTGTTGCTTCTTCGCTCGAATTAGAAACTGAGGATCAAAACGATAATTTGTCGGATATGGTGTCGGCTAGTGTTTCAGGCCGTGGGACACCGAACATATCAGGTGCGTCGATACGATATCTCTGTAGAGAATGAAACAcgcatataataaaaagaacgtTTTCGCGttcgtatatatgtatgtgtagGACGTGATACACCGTCGTCTCAGATCACCGAGGGAGACGATGGGCGAGCAACTGGTGAAGCACGACAGCTGGATTTACATCCACCGAATATATCAACGAAACAAAGCCGATCCGAAATAGATGACAAgttttgtaaatttgaaataaagaagttGATCGAAGGTAATTTGCAACAGCGACCGAGAAAACGTAGCCTAAACGAATCAAAGAAATCTAGTTCCATCATCGTATTTAACGTGTTTCTATCTATTATTTACAGGAGACGAGACTGTCTCAATGGTGTCTGACACGTGGTCGACGGATGTTTTAGCTTCGGACAGTGAGACGGTCGAACAGCAAGAAAAGATAACGTATCCTCCATCGAGTGAACAAAATGTTTCCAATTTGCCGGCGACATCAGAATCAATTCCGCAGGCTGCGTTAGATGTCAGCGAAACAGCATCCGAAGCATGGAGTACCGATGTATTGGCCAGCGATTCCGAGAGACTGACAGAAGTTGATACTGATGATACCGCTAGTGTCGCTAGGTATCTTTTGTACTCAAATTTTGTAGAAACTCTTCCTAtggtatacatgtatattatacgtGTGATTTGACTCGTAGATCTGATGATACCGCGAGGTCTGAAATTGAAGTTGAGGCACGCAGCGAAGTAGAAGCTACCGAAGAGTCCCTATCACAGACAATTCCTCGtaagaattcaattattttctcagtgtttatgtttgtaaaatttctattatatttcctTCTGTTTACCATTATTTAGAACACAGCACGACATCAAGTGAGTGCGTGTCAACAATCACCTGTTTCGAAACGTTGTCGATTAACAGAGAGGAAGCACAATTTTCAGCAACCGTTTCTTCGTCGCCGGTAACGCCACCCTCGGTGCCCTCAACGAATGTGGCCGAGCGAAATGAAAACAGAAGGGAATATCGAACAAGCACAGTGGAATATATCGACAAAAATGCCAATAATATCGGTAACGTTACGTCGGATTACGTCGATAAAACGTTGCAAGAAGATCGATTGGTTCATCTGATAGACAAACTTCATATCGACGATGGAAAATGTCAGATGGAACGGCAAACGAGTTCGTCTGGCAATCATATAAGAATTGCAGCTATTCCTCCGGCTTTACTACTAGCTAATCATATCTCGCCGCCAATTTTGTCGAGTATGGAAAAGACGTGCAATGACGACGTGAAATCAGTGGTCTGTTTATTCTTTGTTGCAATAATTCTATGTTGACTATTGACTACTATTTCTGT
This window harbors:
- the Gapvd1 gene encoding GTPase activating protein and VPS9 domains 1; the encoded protein is MSSANSIESLGTLQWDMIELASHLRQERLFVSSEQQNLQILNEKVLYASSNLAQQAWITAQQRVNLNRLIMSKPDCTPASCCQKANTLENSHFVDAYKCLRYQACLSYGEFLGALRKSPKLLALCLVEGEKLSPDSVQNIVQSLAAGLYGSCLLPEDKILVLKLLRHLMLLQIVPSDNPRRLLRHGTCAFSRFYSVFHESVFSAKFFLTAALHNPIVQLLMEDEMFLDIDPDKAPIRFPPSERSKKFGKDGTPEYEANLQRHRLWTINSLFRITQRFIVSIRENMHCFPSSVCWLVRQMAGLLGKNGSIDAKEVHAMCTDLVFTYFICPAIVNPEPYGITDAPISYVARFNLMQVGQILQMLSLMKYQIVDSKTFDLYRKFDKDSVSSIIDSMVDSAAEELEDEPSIIDSNKLRGLSRSAALFTEAELNALVTFLQTVATYTRVETDVQTSMFDAKQLIDMLSQLPPGSLTNNKLNNNNTCIESNNRRGGFLGKGKGSGARVSSSSSYSSNATNDGGDEMNGVTTPEEESIDKSSQDVLVIPFGPNVGEFVGLLSEQKVLCTELESNMENGSVTLNLSDAIRNVHDTRESCSRERIETQEKKTRFSLSHDEVLFEGFIGNTSDNLEAVSEAASNHSVASSLELETEDQNDNLSDMVSASVSGRGTPNISGRDTPSSQITEGDDGRATGEARQLDLHPPNISTKQSRSEIDDKFCKFEIKKLIEGDETVSMVSDTWSTDVLASDSETVEQQEKITYPPSSEQNVSNLPATSESIPQAALDVSETASEAWSTDVLASDSERLTEVDTDDTASVARSDDTARSEIEVEARSEVEATEESLSQTIPQHSTTSSECVSTITCFETLSINREEAQFSATVSSSPVTPPSVPSTNVAERNENRREYRTSTVEYIDKNANNIGNVTSDYVDKTLQEDRLVHLIDKLHIDDGKCQMERQTSSSGNHIRIAAIPPALLLANHISPPILSSMEKTCNDDVKSVELGNIDGGGDGDGGGGGDGGDGGGGGGGGDNGDGGNGITVNERSGSENIVGLSTGSLTSNSSSSSSESRAKTTNSVLPLSTGGTLVNGNCELIDSTNISDSPKPIMSSGAIPKSISFDMTAERGDKELLDDDQKNKRSFFGKLKMSLRNRRGKSIRGTDDTISRCYDREAGGDGVDVGRHRLRRIMSEDVTSSCNVTIDSTDDILAKYRRKPSVASDTASIESNQSRTKETTEDERLFIDPNNVELSYAFADAKRKLRMVLSTADLQHIPWTATSERNAWTRKENELVAFLQLQLAEAINLQDRALIAHLHETLRCVRLFNDDGCRKLFKSLREEYQKRSPYIAYLIRCRQGLLSTVAHLDRLCVRVKCDRDAVNNHLVSVCVRVFLEKRESLLSQFCDEFKKLTLADEKQDLVDNFLGDVHAKMENDPIWQCASENQLVLARVVVERTVMARVYHNALYPNGDGDVYRDQLLHDHIKKLSKLVTPNHKDLRIPKIYHYECPWPWAQAELAVISAYKTPRDKLQCVFRCATTIMNLLSMATERGVPAADDFTPVLVYVIIKTNPPSLLSTIQYVDSFYGNRLEGEEQYWWTQFCSAIKFIKTMD
- the LOC144474212 gene encoding uncharacterized protein LOC144474212 isoform X2, coding for MVTPLHRFQSLNTTGNLAGPSNVNTCRATQTMLRPINNESQNSFPVGSTRRAQPDNIPNNVTTAGNNQLILSNTSSNGTNRSLLDFSEFNDAELASYKLRCGVCTIFIVMIGFLAAGKFYFRDEGQDVELFIFWGSLSLILLACLHFTLCRRNQRNRHQEHHIQEEHITEEHIASVTAPNTPPNETVRPISVVRQNPPPPYHIAILIPPPNSSEEAPPPSYDKVMR
- the LOC144474212 gene encoding uncharacterized protein LOC144474212 isoform X1, with translation MHFWINKPAGRYYGFTGRRYPATPMPKTRFNQCRYNADLRQMVTPLHRFQSLNTTGNLAGPSNVNTCRATQTMLRPINNESQNSFPVGSTRRAQPDNIPNNVTTAGNNQLILSNTSSNGTNRSLLDFSEFNDAELASYKLRCGVCTIFIVMIGFLAAGKFYFRDEGQDVELFIFWGSLSLILLACLHFTLCRRNQRNRHQEHHIQEEHITEEHIASVTAPNTPPNETVRPISVVRQNPPPPYHIAILIPPPNSSEEAPPPSYDKVMR